One Vitis riparia cultivar Riparia Gloire de Montpellier isolate 1030 chromosome 4, EGFV_Vit.rip_1.0, whole genome shotgun sequence genomic window carries:
- the LOC117912539 gene encoding lysM domain receptor-like kinase 4: MAWLSFISVFTLSLISFSSSILAQQSYVGKGTTDCDNNNLTSVLGYACNGVNASCQAFLIFRSEPPYNDVSSISDLLGSDPSQLAQINSVDETATFETKKEVIVPVNCSCSGEFSQANTSYVVQHGDTYLLIANNTFEGLSTCQALRSQRTSLTTNIYTGTKLTVPLRCACPTKNQSDVGVKYLMSYLVASGDYVSSISVRFGVDTGMTLEANELSEQNPNIYPFTTLLIPLQNLPSSSQTIVPPPPPPPAPPPPTAVSSPSKSLKKTWVYVVVGVVAGSALVLLFGSVIFFKFFRKTRKKTDPIAISDSFEACEKPLKEEQHEFLESISSIAQSLKVYKFEELQSATDNFSPNCRIKGSVYRGTIKGDLAAIKKMDGEVSNEIALLNKINHFNVIRLSGICFNDGHWYLVHEYAVNGPLTDWIYNNNDDSRFLVWMQRIQIALDVATGLNYLHSYTSPPYVHKDIKSGNVLLDSDFRAKIANFGLARSAEGQEGQFALTRHIIGTRGYMAPEYLENGLVSTKLDVYAFGVLMLEMLTGKEVAALYEGENMHLPDVLVAVLHEGDGKEKLRNFIDPSLSGNYPLELAIVMIRLIDSCLKKSPASRPDMVEIVQALSRTLTTSVTWELSNNVSGYQNSS; the protein is encoded by the coding sequence ATGGCTTGGCTATCCTTCATCTCTGTCTTTACTCTTTCTCTgatttctttctcttcctccatTCTTGCTCAGCAATCATATGTGGGAAAGGGTACAACAGACTGCGACAACAATAATTTAACTTCTGTTCTTGGTTACGCCTGCAATGGTGTCAACGCTAGTTGCCAAGCTTTCCTTATCTTCAGATCTGAACCCCCATATAACGATGTTTCTTCCATATCTGATCTTCTGGGGTCTGACCCATCTCAGCTTGCCCAAATCAATTCAGTTGATGAGACTGCTACATTTGAAACAAAGAAAGAGGTCATTGTTCCAGTCAATTGCTCCTGTTCAGGTGAGTTCTCTCAGGCAAACACCTCTTATGTTGTTCAGCATGGAGATACCTACTTATTGATAGCAAATAACACCTTCGAAGGCCTCTCTACATGTCAAGCTCTCCGGAGTCAAAGAACTTCTCTAACTACTAATATATATACTGGTACGAAGCTTACTGTTCCTCTTAGGTGTGCTTGTCCTACCAAGAACCAAAGTGATGTGGGTGTCAAGTATCTCATGAGTTACTTGGTCGCTTCTGGTGATTATGTTTCAAGCATTAGTGTGAGATTTGGTGTGGATACTGGAATGACTCTTGAAGCTAATGAGCTTTCTGAGCAAAACCCCAACATTTATCCCTTTACTACCCTTCTAATTCCCCTGCAAAATCTGCCCTCAAGTTCCCAAACTATAgtgccgccgccgccgccgccacCAGCACCTCCACCTCCAACTGCTGTATCGTCCCCAAGTAAAAGCTTGAAGAAAACATGGGTTTATGTCGTTGTTGGAGTTGTTGCCGGAAGTGCTCTTGTATTGCTGTTTGGCTCtgttattttcttcaaattctttagGAAAACTAGGAAGAAAACTGATCCAATTGCTATCTCAGATAGCTTTGAGGCATGTGAGAAACCACTTAAGGAGGAACAGCATGAGTTCTTGGAGAGTATATCTAGCATAGCACAATCCCTCAAAGTTTACAAATTTGAAGAACTACAATCTGCAACTGATAATTTCAGCCCCAATTGTAGGATAAAGGGGTCTGTTTACCGTGGCACGATTAAAGGGGATTTGGCTGCCATAAAGAAAATGGATGGAGAGGTGTCAAATGAAATAGCTTTACTAAACAAGATCAACCATTTCAATGTCATCCGCCTCTCTGGCATTTGTTTTAATGATGGGCATTGGTACCTCGTCCATGAGTATGCTGTTAATGGACCCTTGACTGATTGGATCTATAACAACAATGATGACAGCAGGTTTTTAGTTTGGATGCAGAGAATTCAAATTGCTTTGGATGTGGCCACAGGGCTTAACTATCTCCATAGCTATACCAGCCCTCCCTATGTCCACAAGGACATAAAAAGCGGTAATGTGCTTCTTGATAGTGACTTCAGGGCTAAGATTGCTAACTTCGGTTTAGCAAGGTCAGCAGAGGGGCAGGAGGGTCAGTTTGCCTTAACCAGGCATATCATTGGGACAAGAGGTTACATGGCACCAGAGTATCTGGAGAATGGTTTGGTCTCCACAAAGCTTGATGTTTATGCATTTGGGGTTCTCATGCTGGAGATGCTTACAGGGAAAGAAGTTGCTGCATTATATGAAGGTGAGAACATGCACCTACCAGATGTCTTAGTTGCTGTGCTCCATGAGGGAGATGGAAAGGAGAAGTTGAGGAACTTCATTGATCCTTCCCTGAGTGGGAATTATCCTTTGGAACTTGCCATTGTTATGATCAGATTGATAGATAGCTGCTTAAAGAAATCTCCAGCAAGTCGCCCAGATATGGTTGAGATAGTGCAAGCCCTGTCAAGAACCTTGACCACTTCAGTGACCTGGGAATTGTCTAATAATGTCTCAGGATACCAAAATTCCAGTTAG